In Pirellulales bacterium, the DNA window GTCGCGCGTCATGGGTTTGTCCGCCTCGCGATCCAGCTTGCCGTAGACGCCGGCGTGCGCGACTTTCCCTTCGCGAGCAATCAGCACGACGATGCCGGCCAGCTTCTGTTTATCGACGTACGACTGCATGGCCTCGTCGATCGCGGCGAGCTTTTCCTCCGAGAGACCCACTTCCGACGGCGGCGCGGCGGGCAGGGCATCTTCCGCCTGCGCGGCGCCCGCCCCCAGGCAACACGTTAAAACGAACGCACCCACGTAGAACCAACGAACGCGAACCGAGGTGACGAACATCGCGAGATACTCCGCTAACCGGGCCGCCTGGGCGGGGAATTGGGTAAAAAACGAGCAAACCGGTGGCCTATCGTATCAGCCCCCCCCGCGGTCCGCACGCCTGCGGGCTGGGTGGTGTCGAAAACATCGTCAGGTGGTCGGTTGCAGCGCCAAAAAGTGGCGCGCCGGCGTCGGATTCCTGTCCGCCCCCCCGCCCGAGAGGAGGGGATCGGTCGGGGGCAAAGATTGACGTTCCGACGCGCGTCTGTTCCGCTAGAGAATGTATTCCCAGCCAATCGATCAGCTACGGAACGAATCAGAGCTCAGAGGATTCGCGATCATGTCCACGGTTACTCCTCCGTCTTCGTCCCAGGTCGCGGCACGTCGCTCCGTGCGAGTCGCGCGGCGCCTGACTTATCTGACGCTGGCCCTGGTGTGCAGTTGCAGCCTCTCTCCTTTGCGCGAGTCGCAGGGAGCCGATCAGGGAGTCGATGCGAAGCAATTCGCCGAAACCGTGGAGCGCGGCATCCAGTTCCTGTCGAAGACGCAGGGGGCGGATGGTTCGTTCAGCCGCCAGGCGGGCATTGGTCCCACGGCGCTGGCCGTGCTGGCGCTGTTGCGCAACGGCCGCACGCCGGACGATCCCCGCGTGGCGAAGGGACTCGAGTATCTGGCCAGCATGGTGCAGGAAGATGGCTCGATTCATCCGCGGGGGAGCCGTCTGGCCAACTACGAGACGTGCATCGCGGCGACCGCGTTCCAGGCCGCGAATGCCGACGGCCGCTACGACCAGGTTCTCGACGGCGCGGTGACGTTCTTGCGCGGCGTCCCCTGGGACGAAAAGAAGGGCCGCGACAAGTCCGACGTCTACTACGGCGGCGCCGGCTACGGCGGCGATTCGCGTCCCGACTTGTCGAACACGGCCTTCCTGGTCGACACGCTGCGCGAGTGTGGCGCCGACAGCGACGACGAAGCCATACAACGGGCGCTGGTCTTCATCTCGCGCTGCCAGAACCTCGAGAGCGAGCACAACACGACGCAGTTCGCGGCGAAGACGAACGACGGCGGATTCTACTACACCTGCGCCCTCGACGAGCAAGACCTGCAGCGCGAGGGAGCCGCCGGTGGGTTGCGCAGCTATGGCGGCATGACCTACTCGGGGCTGAAGAGCATGCTCTACGCCGGTCTCGCGGCCGACGATCCCCGCGTCAAGGCCGCCGTGGGTTGGATCAGCCAGAACTACGACGTCACGAGCAATCCCGGCATGGGGGACGCCGGTCTCTTCTACTACTACCACACGTTCGCCAAGGCACTGGCCGCGCTGGGCGAAAGCGAAATCACCGATGCCGCGGGCAAGAAGCACGACTGGCGCGCGGAACTCGTCGCCGAGCTGGCCAACCGGCAGAACGAGAATGGCTCGTGGGTCAACGAGAATAGCCGCTGGCTCGAAGGGGACCCGAACCTGGTGACATCCTTCTCGCTCATCGCACTCTCCTACTGCCGACCAGAAGCCGGGAAGTAGCCGAGCGGTTTCGCTCGAAAGGGGACCGCTCATCACGCGCGGCTATCCACAATCGCAATATCTCCGCGCGGGCAAAATGCGTTTGCCTGCGCGACTCTGCCATGTCCCTGCTTGTGCGGCTCACTCCTCCAGCAACACCACGTTGGTTTCCAGCGGCTCGCGAGTTTGCCTTGTACGGTTGGCCGGCACGCTCGCGTCTTCATAGCCGAACGACACGCCACACAAGATCCGCAAGTCGTCGCGAATGCCCAGCTCGCGGCGAATGATGTGGTGGTATTGGCGCAAGCTGGCCTGGGGGCAGCTCGACACGCCGCGCGCCCATAGCGCCAGCATCAGCGTCTGCACGTACATGCCCACGTCGAGGGCCACGCCCAGGCCATAGTGCTGTTCCATCGTGACGATGGCCACGTGCGGGGCGTCGAAGAACTCGAAGTTGCGCAGCATCGCCTTTGCCCGTCCCGGCTGGTCCCCTCGCTCGATCCCCATCTCGCGGAACATCGTCACGGCGCACTCGACCTGCAACCGGCGGTAATCGCCAGGAAATGTATCGACCGGATCCTGCGGATCCCCCATGTCCCCCGACTCGATCGCCGAGACCAGTGCGCGGCGCAAGCGTTCGCAGCGGGGCCCCGAGGCGACGAACACCCGCCACGGTTGCACATTGCAATTCGACGGAGCCCGCTGCGCCAGCTCGAGCGCCTCGGTCAACAACGGCTTCGGCACCAGGCGGTCGGGATAAAAGCCGCGCACGCTGCGCCGCTCGCGGATCGTAAGGTCAAGGTCGTACATGCGTCTGGATCCAGATTCTAAGGAAGGGCCGCCAACCCTCGCGCGGTTGGACCACGCCCGATGGCACGACTATGCTAACCAAGTCGTTTCGCACGAACCACCAGCCAAACATATGCCAACGCTCCTCGCTCGCCATGAATCGTCTCTGGATGGCACTACTGGCTCGTCCAGCAGTGGCTGCTCGACCTTTACACGGCTGAGCAAGCCAGCAGTGCCACACGTCCTGCTTGCTCTTTTGATCCTGCTATTGCTCACGACGAGCGCCCACGCCCAGGGCTATCCCCCCGAGGAGGCCGCACGCCGCATGACGCTGCCCGCGGGAGTCGTGGCCGAACCCTTTGCCGCCGAGCCGATGGTGCGACAGCCGGTGGCCATCGAGTTCGACGAGCGCGGCCGGTTGTGGGTCATCCAGTATTTGCAGTATCCGAATCCGGCCGGCCTCGAGCGCGTCAGCGTCGACCGCTACTCGCGCACGGTCTACGACCGCGTGCCCGAGCCTCCGCCGCGGGGTCCGCAAGGGGCCGATCGCATCACGATCCTCGCAGACACCGACGGCGACGGCCGCGCCGATTGCGAGAAAGATTTTGTCGCGGGACTGAATCTCGCCAGCGGTCTGGCCTTCGGTCACGGCGGCGTCTATGTGCTGCAGGTGCCCTATCTGCTCTATTACGCCGACAAGAATCGCGACGACGTCCCCGACGGCGATCCGCAGGTGTTGCTCACCGGCTTCGGCATGGAAGACGCCCACTCGGTGGCGAACTCGCTCCTCTTCGGTCCCGACGGCTGGCTCTACGGGGCGCAAGGCAGCACGGTCACGGCCAACATCCGCGGCATCGAGTTTCAACAAGGGGTCTGGCGGTACCATCCGCCGACCGATCGCTTCGAGCTCTTCTACGAAGGAGGCGGCAACACCTGGGGAGTCGATTTCGACGCCGAGGGAAACCTTTTCGCCAGTACGAATCTCGGCGGCTACATCGGCGTCCACGGCATGCAGGGGGCCTATTACTGGAAGAGCTTCGGCAAGCATGGCGCACTGCACAATCCGCACGCGTATGGCTTCTTCGACCACATGCCGCACGAAAACTTTGTCGGCGGCCATGTGACTGTCGGCGGCATCGTCTACCAGGGAAATACACTCCCCTGGCTGCGTGGCAAGTACGTCAACGGCGATCTGCTGGGGCATGCCGCCTACTGGAACAATCTCGAACGCGCGGGCTCCACCTTTCGCTCGCAACACGGCGGCAAGCTGCTGCTGGCCGGCGACACCTGGTTCGCCAACAGCGACGTGACGAGCGGCCCCGACGGCTCGATCTATCTCACCGACTGGCACGACGCCCGCACCGCCCACCCCGACCCCGACGCCGAGTGGGATCGGCGCAACGGCCGCATCTATGCCCTGCGCGCGAAGGACGCGCCGCGCGTGCCGGCCTTCGATCTGGGGGAGCTATCGAGCCTGGAGCTGGTCGATCATCTCGCGCACGAGAACAACTGGTACGTCCGCGCCGCGCGACGGCTTCTGGCCGCACGGCAAGACAAGTCGGTCCTGTCCGCCTTGCTCGAAAAGTTCCGCGCCGCGGACACGGCGCCTCAGGCCCTCGAATATGCCTGGACCATTCAGGCCTGTGGTGGCCTGGATGAATCGCTGCTTGTGGAACTACTCGTACACGGGGAGCCGATGGTGAGATACTGGGGCGTGCGCTTCATCGGCGACGACCATGCGAAGAATGCCGAACTGACGGGAAAGCTCGCTGAACTGGCGGCGCGCGAGCCCGACGTGCGCGTCCGCGCGCAACTCGCCTGCACCGCGCGACGCTTGCCGCTTGAAGCCTCGCTGCCCCTGCTCGAGTCTCTCGCCGCGCATGCCGAAGACGCCAGCGATCCTTTCGTGCCGCTGCTGCTCTGGTGGGCCCTCGAAACGCAATTTTCTCGCGAGCCTGTTATCGTCGTCGAACGCTTCGCACAACCGGCGATCTGGAGCTCGGCCCTCGCGCGTCGCGAGCTATTGCCGCGGCTCGTGCGCCGCTGTGCCGCCGAGGGGGAGACCGGGCTCCTTCTCGCCACGCATTTGATCACCTCGGCCCCCGATGACGAGGTTCGACTCGCGCTCTTCGAGTCTCTCGGCGATGCGCTCGCCGGTCCCCCCCTCACGCGCGTTCCCGTCGCGCTGGCCGAACAAATCGAACGACTTTGGAACAAGGACGCCAATCGCGTGCGTCTGGCAACAGCCGCCGCGCGACTGGGCTATCCGCCTGTATTCGACTGGCTCCGCGATCAGACCCTCGACGTCTCCGCAGCCGAAGCAGCACGCACCAATGCTATCGAATTACTCGCGGCACTCGGCGCGCAGCAAAAAGTCGTCCACGTGCTCCTGGCGATCGCCCTCAACGACGAGACGGGCAACGTCCGGCTCGCCGCCACACGAGGTCTAGCCCGCTTCGACGACGGACAGGTCCGTGACGCACTCATCGCACAGTACTCTGACTTCGACCCCACTCAACAGGCGGCCGCGCGCGAGGTCCTCTTCGGCCGCGCCGATTGGGCTCTCGCTTTTCTCGCCGGGGTGACCGCTGGCCGCCTCTCCGCCGCCGACGTGCCGACCGACGAGCTCTCGCGACTGGCCCTCCATCAGCGTGCCGACCTCGACGAGCTCGTCGAGAAGCATTGGGGCCGCATCGGCGCCGCCGCGCCCGAGGAACGCCTGGCCGATGTTCGCCGCCTGAACAACGATCTCCGCGCCGCCGCCGGCGACGCTTCGAACGGCCGCCTCCTGTTCCGCGAACATTGCGGCAAGTGTCACACGCTCTTTGGTGAAGGAACGAAGCTGGGCCCCGACCTCACGACCGCCAACCGCCAGGATCGACAGTATCTGCTCACAAGCATCGTCGATCCCAGCACGGTCGTGCGTAAGGAATACCTCGGCTCGATCGTCGCCACTACCGATGGCCGCATTCTGACCGGTCTCGTCGCCGAGGAGACGCCCGTCGCGCTGACCCTCATCGATGGAGAAAACCGCCGACACACGATCGGCCGTGCCGAGATCGACTCGGTCGAGCCCTCGACGACGTCTCTCATGCCCGAGCGCCTGCTCGAGAAGCTCACCCCACAGCAATTGCGCGATCTGTTTGCCTACTTGCAGGCGACCGAGCCACCCTAGCGGCGAACCTTCGTCCGTTGGTGTTGTCTCTTCTCCATGCTCCGCACACGCGCGCAGACCGTCTCGCAGGAACCGCCTTGTCCCGTGTCCACCTCGCGCGCACCAGTCTCCTTAGCCGACAGCCAGGGCACGCTCCGCCCCATGCTGCGGCTGGCGCTCCCCGTGCTGGCCGAGCAATCGCTCGTGATGCTCGTGGGACTCTCCGACCAGATGCTCACGGGCCGCTATTTCGGCGAGGCGCATCTGGCGGCCATCAACCTGATGGTCTACTTGCTCTGGATGCTCGCCAGTCTGTCGGTGGTGATCGGCATCGGCGCCACGGCGATGACGGCGCGCTTTGTGGGGGCGAAGGAGTTCGCCTCGGCACGGCATCTCACCAATCAGGCGATCTTGCTCGGCGCGTGCCTGTCGATCGTCGTCACCATCGCCGGATTGTGTGGCAAAGACGCGCTCATCTCCGTCATGCAGTTGCGCGGGGAAGCGGCGGCGCTGGCGTCGCATTTCCTCGGCTTCATCTTTCCGGTGCTGCCGTTCCTGATGCTCACCTCGGTGGGTACCGCCTGTCTGCGCGGCGCGGGAGACATGACGGCCGGCCTGCTCACGATGGCCCTGGTGAACGTCGTCAACATCGCCGTGAGCTGGTCGCTCGTGTTGGGTTTGGGCCCGCTTCCCAAGCTGGGTTGGACGGGACTCGCCGTCGGCACCGCCACCGGCTACGTGGTGGGAGGCCTCGTGATGATCGGACTCCTCGTCGCGGGACGCAGCGGCCTGCGCCTCTCACCCCGCTTGCTGAAACCCGACCTGCCGCTGGTCCGCCGGCTGCTGCGCGTCGGCATTCCCGGCGGCATGGACAGCCTGTCGGTCATCGCCTGCCAGCTCTGGTTCGTGGCGATCATCAACCGCCTGGGAGACGAGGCGGCCGCCGCGCATGGCGTGGCCATCCGCATCGAGTCGCTGGCCTACCTGCCGGGCCTGGCGTTTCACGTGGCGGCCGGCACGCTCGCCGGGCAGTTTCTCGGCGCGCACGATTTCCGCCGCGCGCGCCGCAGCGTGCTCATGGCCTGTCTCGTCGGCGGAGGAATCGTCGCCTCGGCCGGCGCGCTCATGTTCGTCGAGGCCTATCCGCTGGCTCGATTCTTCTTGAGCGCCAAACAATCCGAAGTCGCCACGACCGCCGCCGGCCTGCTGCGGATCGTCTCGGTCATCATGCCGG includes these proteins:
- a CDS encoding terpene cyclase/mutase family protein, with the translated sequence MRESQGADQGVDAKQFAETVERGIQFLSKTQGADGSFSRQAGIGPTALAVLALLRNGRTPDDPRVAKGLEYLASMVQEDGSIHPRGSRLANYETCIAATAFQAANADGRYDQVLDGAVTFLRGVPWDEKKGRDKSDVYYGGAGYGGDSRPDLSNTAFLVDTLRECGADSDDEAIQRALVFISRCQNLESEHNTTQFAAKTNDGGFYYTCALDEQDLQREGAAGGLRSYGGMTYSGLKSMLYAGLAADDPRVKAAVGWISQNYDVTSNPGMGDAGLFYYYHTFAKALAALGESEITDAAGKKHDWRAELVAELANRQNENGSWVNENSRWLEGDPNLVTSFSLIALSYCRPEAGK
- a CDS encoding nitroreductase family protein yields the protein MYDLDLTIRERRSVRGFYPDRLVPKPLLTEALELAQRAPSNCNVQPWRVFVASGPRCERLRRALVSAIESGDMGDPQDPVDTFPGDYRRLQVECAVTMFREMGIERGDQPGRAKAMLRNFEFFDAPHVAIVTMEQHYGLGVALDVGMYVQTLMLALWARGVSSCPQASLRQYHHIIRRELGIRDDLRILCGVSFGYEDASVPANRTRQTREPLETNVVLLEE
- a CDS encoding c-type cytochrome — translated: MPHVLLALLILLLLTTSAHAQGYPPEEAARRMTLPAGVVAEPFAAEPMVRQPVAIEFDERGRLWVIQYLQYPNPAGLERVSVDRYSRTVYDRVPEPPPRGPQGADRITILADTDGDGRADCEKDFVAGLNLASGLAFGHGGVYVLQVPYLLYYADKNRDDVPDGDPQVLLTGFGMEDAHSVANSLLFGPDGWLYGAQGSTVTANIRGIEFQQGVWRYHPPTDRFELFYEGGGNTWGVDFDAEGNLFASTNLGGYIGVHGMQGAYYWKSFGKHGALHNPHAYGFFDHMPHENFVGGHVTVGGIVYQGNTLPWLRGKYVNGDLLGHAAYWNNLERAGSTFRSQHGGKLLLAGDTWFANSDVTSGPDGSIYLTDWHDARTAHPDPDAEWDRRNGRIYALRAKDAPRVPAFDLGELSSLELVDHLAHENNWYVRAARRLLAARQDKSVLSALLEKFRAADTAPQALEYAWTIQACGGLDESLLVELLVHGEPMVRYWGVRFIGDDHAKNAELTGKLAELAAREPDVRVRAQLACTARRLPLEASLPLLESLAAHAEDASDPFVPLLLWWALETQFSREPVIVVERFAQPAIWSSALARRELLPRLVRRCAAEGETGLLLATHLITSAPDDEVRLALFESLGDALAGPPLTRVPVALAEQIERLWNKDANRVRLATAAARLGYPPVFDWLRDQTLDVSAAEAARTNAIELLAALGAQQKVVHVLLAIALNDETGNVRLAATRGLARFDDGQVRDALIAQYSDFDPTQQAAAREVLFGRADWALAFLAGVTAGRLSAADVPTDELSRLALHQRADLDELVEKHWGRIGAAAPEERLADVRRLNNDLRAAAGDASNGRLLFREHCGKCHTLFGEGTKLGPDLTTANRQDRQYLLTSIVDPSTVVRKEYLGSIVATTDGRILTGLVAEETPVALTLIDGENRRHTIGRAEIDSVEPSTTSLMPERLLEKLTPQQLRDLFAYLQATEPP
- a CDS encoding MATE family efflux transporter, which gives rise to MSTSRAPVSLADSQGTLRPMLRLALPVLAEQSLVMLVGLSDQMLTGRYFGEAHLAAINLMVYLLWMLASLSVVIGIGATAMTARFVGAKEFASARHLTNQAILLGACLSIVVTIAGLCGKDALISVMQLRGEAAALASHFLGFIFPVLPFLMLTSVGTACLRGAGDMTAGLLTMALVNVVNIAVSWSLVLGLGPLPKLGWTGLAVGTATGYVVGGLVMIGLLVAGRSGLRLSPRLLKPDLPLVRRLLRVGIPGGMDSLSVIACQLWFVAIINRLGDEAAAAHGVAIRIESLAYLPGLAFHVAAGTLAGQFLGAHDFRRARRSVLMACLVGGGIVASAGALMFVEAYPLARFFLSAKQSEVATTAAGLLRIVSVIMPAFALVMILSGALRGAGDTRWPLFITWIGYLGVRMPLAYLFTGYLLWGVRGAWYAMVADISLRCLLVSYRFWHGGWQRVQV